The region CCGTGTATTTGATGCCGCGGAATCGGCTGTAAGTTTCCCCCGTCTGCTACACGTTCTGTGATTTCCTCATTCAAATCGCCCCAGACAGATGCCGAAATGGCCATGCCACAACAGTTTCGGAGTGTTTCGTGTTGTGCCACGTACAAGAACAAGCCTTGGCGTTTTCTCGGCTGAGCGCGCCGTACGTTACACAATCTCCCGAACGCCGTCCACCCTTGGCAACGCAATAATCCTTTGGCGTCGATGTGCACCATCGATGTTTTGTCCACCTAGCTCAAACAAGCCGGTCTACCGATAACGTAACCGCCCGCGTTGCGATGCTGCTTCTCCCTGTTCGATTTCGGCCCGATTGCGATCCAGTGCCAGATATCGTCCTACCTCTGGGCATCCAGATATCATCCCCAAAGCTAATCTAACTAGATAAGGATTCCAGGAAGTTtatttcgttcattttttcccacaaatgtttccatttcctatGTTATCAGCCGCAGGGAATCGCCGTTATCGAAGATACTAACGATAGTCGCCCACTTCCTGCCCAGTCATCCATGTGCTCAATCGTTTATCGGCTTGATAGCGAATGACGCGCTTgcctttttgttcctttttttgggaaaaaacaTTTGCCAAGAAATTAAACTGATCGGATGGCCTAGGGCGACCACCCTTGATTTAAGGCAATGGCATGGATTGCGATGCTCCACGCCGGAAACCGCGTGCCATGTGACAATGTGTCGCCGGAATGCTCCCTTTCCTCACGCATATGGAAAGAAAGCCCCGGTTCGGAAAGATTAGTCACCGATATGTAATCAGACCCCAAAGTTTGCATTTATTGCCTACCGATAACAAGGTCCATGACGCGGCGTATATGGGTAAAATCGAGCCATTTCTGTGCCTAGCCCAACATTTGATTGATAGCGGTACTCCCGTGAGGTGGTTGTCTATAAGTTGTCCACAAGGTCCCAGGTGTCGTCGGTAACGTGCCTGGCGTTATTGGTCAAGTTAGAAGATCCACTTGGAGTGTTCATCCTGCTGTTAAAGTAGGGCTTCCACCACATTTGCGTAGCGTAAGTGTCTGAAtgagtgccagcagcagttggaaTACTATTCTCTAGGTCAAGACATTGACCTCTTATCATGCGTTAGTGGTTTGTGTTTAATGCTCATCATATCTTTGGCTAAATATGTTTTCGGTTAAACTCATCGCGAATCGATAAAACACCTTCCGTCTTTCGTGTTCCGCGGGTGTTGAATATTCATGGTCAATGAGACGTCCAGCACGTGCTCGGTACCGATTTTCGAACTCAACAGCGTCATCAACAACCATCATGCCTTTCGTTAGTCTGCTCTTCGTTGTCCAGTGAAAGGTGGAACACGTGACACGTGTGCGGGGCTTCTCAGTTGCCGGACAACGGCCACATGGTGCTCCTCGGGATAACTATTTTTGGCACAAGTCCGAATAGAGAATTGACCGAGGAAGCGAcactgtcggtcggtcagtggcagtagcagctgaGTGTCCGACAGGCCGAGTGTGGCCGCCGGGTGTGTTGATACGATATCACACGACTATGGGCCGTGGGTTTGATTAGATTTTCGCGGTTTGCGTATTTCGCGTAGCGACAGCCGGAGGTGACCTCGCTCGCGTTTGTGTCGCCGTGATCACCCGACACTCGCGGGACGTGATATTAAATTAACCAATTGAGATCAAGTCCCGTGGACTCATAATTGAAACACAGGACAAGCGGGTTCGCACCAGAAGAAAGGCTTCGTTTGAGTGAGTTACGTTGCGTGAAGGGAGGGGGCGCAGAGGAGTCACACCAATTTGGCGGTCGCGATCGAATTTCGCGATCACTCCAGCAACACAGCTCGCGCTAGCAGCATGACCGATCGCTTAACGTTGTGTTCCGCCATTTTGCGGTTTCTTTTCCTGCCTGCCACCAGATTCTCGAAGGCAGTCAATCTAAAACCGAATCCCAAACAGTGGACCACCCGATGGACGATTGTGTCGCGCACGATCTACGGTActaaccggcagcagcagcagcagcagcatcatcaaaacCATTCTTCCACTAACCAAACccaccaggagcaccaccaccatcaccaccagcaccagcaccaacagcagacAGGAGGCTCATCAGGTAAATCTCGAAGCAAGAAAAAGTGGAGTTGGAAGGCCGGTGCAGGCTGGACTATATTATCGGTTTTGGATTGGTGGTTACTAGCAGCGGGCGGCTGGCTAACGTGGCGCGGTGTCTTTCTTCGCTGGACACCCATCAGTATctgcatggtggtggcagccaAGTGGCACCTTCACAATCGAGATCTCGATAAGAAGGGCCTACCACGAACCGCCGCAAAATGGCAGGTAAGCTACGATTCCGGTAGCCGTTAACCAAGGGCTGATCCCGCTCCTGCTAACGAAACGGATCAATGTTTCACGTTTTGCAGAGAAAAATGTATTGCTCGCTGCCGCTCCGCTTCATGAGCCGCTGCTGGGGCTGGGTGGCCGATCGCAAGGTACCAACGCCAGCACGGCCCGTGGTGTACGGCTTGTACTCGCACACGTTCGGAGTGAAGATGGAGGAAGCGGCCGCAGCAGATTTCAAGTAAGTAATCCGATTGCTTCCCGTTTGCTGCTCGTTTTCCCTCCACTTTTGACGTCCCTTTCCCCTGCTCCAAATTTAAAGATACTTCGATATTTAACTTGGGGAGGGCTGCGATCGATAATATTGTTTAGCGAATCTTGCAGATCAATGAATCAATGAATCGTCACACGTTTCATTGTGGAAGAGGTaatgtgcgtttgtttgttgatgcgACACCAGAACGGCTCCACCTGCCACTAGCGGTCATGTGCAAGGATTGTCTCTATTAAGTTTGGTTCTGTGGTGTTGGGTTGTTCTCTTGTGTTTCTCTGTCCCCACGGTTTCGTCACGGGTGTGTCTGTCTGCTACTAATAAGTGCGCGTGCTAGTCATGAAGTAATCCCTTTAAAGGTGATTTGAGCGTGTCCTTCCTTCGCTGTGTTTGCgttgctttttgctttctgctttcttcttcaacaAGTATCTCACTGTTACCTATAATACGCATAAATTCCGCTTATGCTATTGCTTATCACgatgggtttttgttgtttctaatCCTAAGCTGCTCGCTTTGCTTGGTTCTATAGCGCTAAcaattgtttcctttttacgCTTATCCCCTTCCAACGACAGAGAGTATCGTAGTATAGGAGAGTTTTTCACTCGGCCACTGAAGGAAGATGCACGTCCGATCGATCCTACCACGTGCTTTGTCTCACCGTGCGATGGACGTATACTGCACTTCGGTGCGGCCAATTCCAGCCAAGTGGAGCAAGTAAGTACTCTCTGCACCGGGGAGCGATGCAGCATAATTTGCTAATAAAATTTTCGATTTACCTAGGTCAAAGGTGTATCATATAGTTTAGAGGCCTTCCTAGGGCCACCGACCTGGAGCAAAAAGAACACACCGGATGTGGTGGATAAGGTGAAAAAGAGTGCCTCCCCCGATAGTGTACTGTACCAGTGCGTCATCTACCTAGCGCCCGGTGATTACCATCGTTTCCATTCACCTGCACACTGGAAACCGGAACTGAGGAGGCACTTTGCCGGGGAGCTCCTGTCCGTTAGTCCCAAAATCGCTGGCTGGATGCCGGGTCTGTTCTGTCTGAACGAGCGTGCCGTCTACATTGGCAAGTGGAAGCATGGTTTCTTCAGCTATACGGCAGTAGGTAAGTGACCCTTTCCATACTAGAAGGTTCTCGTTGTCTTTTCCCTCTCTATTCCGATCGCACTGTCGAGCGAGAGGTGTAAATCcggttcgctttcgttcgGGGTGCGATAGTGCACGATGATGCTGTAATCGTTATCAAGCAGTGATTCCGGTTCAGCGTTCGTGCGAgcacgatcgttcgatcatACGATTTCGGGCTGCGGTATGAATGAACGCCAGCTGCTGATAAGCGGTGAAGCAATTAGGAGTGGCGTGGGAAACACAGATCCGGGTCCCCGGGTTAATGCTTCACGTGTtctcatctctttctctctttctctctcctgtctTTCTGCCCTCCAGGCGCCACGAATGTGGGTTCGGTTGAGATTTTCATGGatgaaaaactaaaaacgaACCGTTTTACCGGACTAGCATTTGGAagccacaaacagaaaaagaaagatcTAGCCCCGTACGATGAGCTGGAGCTGCCGCAGGACAAATACCTCTCCAAGGGAGAGCTCGTTGGCCAGTTCCGCATGGGCAGCACGATTGTGCTCATCTTTGAAGCACCGAAGCAGTTTAAGTAAGCTACAACACGTGTGCCACGTTCTAGGGCTTCATTTAATGCTTTGCTTTTTAATCCCCCCGCAGGTTTAATCTATTCCCTGGTCAACGGGTACGCGTAGGAGAGAGATTAGGAACGTTTGAGGGTAtggaggagaaagaagaagatccGGAAGAAGTGAAACGGATCATCGAGTCGGTCGAAGAGTCGGAAATGACGGCTTTGTAAAAGTATTTAGTTAGGCCAACAAAGTAATCGTGCCCCCTCGTACCAGTGTGGTTCAGCGTTCCAGTATAGTCTCACGATCATACCGATTACCTCATAATTTTAACTCACTCGGATAAGCACCGTTGTCCTATGTATTTCCGCTAACCACATCAAAGTACGCCAGCGTATGCTCCCGTTGGTGATTATGTTGCGTGTTGCTAAGTTACCTTTTTTCTTTAGGGTGCTTGTAACGGGTTTATAATGAACTCGTTCGCTACTACCAGTTGAGCTACAAGGTGGATGCAATGATACACCAACGACTTTACCTTCTCAAGGAGTTTGCGGTACGATTTGGGGTGCGTAGTGTTGTAGTACATATTGTACCAGACTGTCCGGACTGAAGGCCTCGGAAGCGCAGAAGATACTATTAGGAATAAGCCAAACACTAAACAGTTAACTGTGGCAATGGGCCCCAAAAATGGCCCTCAAATAATAGCATGTCATGTCAGGAATAGTCATTGAATCCTGTTGAAGCGTCAGGCGTAAAACATGAAGAACATGACAACACGTGTGCAACAATATCTTGCTGTGAAGCGTAGGGTTGACGTATGGAACCTGGTCCTCCGTACTGGAAGGTACGGTGATCGAGGAGTGCTACGTCAGCTTACACAAACTGGAATGTTAAAGAACTTTATagaaatatatatttttaatgttgCCAATACAAACCAGGGTGTTTTGAGGGTGTTCTTTTCCGATTACGGTTTATTCAATTTGGCCACCTTCACCAGTGGAATGACTTTCATCCCACCATTCTATACGACATTCCATCAACTTTTACTGAGCTGCCCAAAAGCCTCCTCCTGTTCCAAattctgctgcagctccagCACAGGCCGCATCTTCTGGTGGCTTTATCACCTCGAATTGTACGTTATACTGCTGATCTATCCCTAGATATCCATCGGATAGTAAGTACAACGTATAGATGCGGCGGCCTGCATAGAtagtgaagaaaaagattcGTAAAATCGCACGTATTTGTGAGTTTCCCTCGATCGAACCTACCTTCCACTTGCGGTGCATAGAAGCACAGCTGATGCGTACTACGCTTGTTACGGTAAACGCATCGCTTTAGGGCTATAACTTCTCCTTCGGCCTGGTGACCTAGGGTAAGGAACCAACCTTCGTCCTTTCCTTTTGGAAACTTTGGACAATGGATGCTTAGCGACTCCATCGAGCCCAATCGTATAATCTGCACGTTCAACACGTACTCTTGATTGGTATAAATTTCCAACCATTGGTCGCGCGATTGTGGCTGAGGAACGAGCCGTTCGACATCGAGCTCCTCGCCAAACGGTCCTCGTATCGAAATTTGAACATTCAAAGAAGGCAAATTACTGAGCACTTTATGGATTTGTTCAATCTCCGGTTCATCAAACTCCTGCCGTAACGGTTCGGCAAGCTTCTCGTAATGTCGGCTGCAGGCTTCCTTTAGCCCCGGTAGAGTAAGGAATGGAAAGCTACAAAAAGGTTAACAAAAAGGCAACGTTAACAAACGCTCCTGGCCAATCGATAGCAAAGCTTA is a window of Anopheles aquasalis chromosome 2, idAnoAquaMG_Q_19, whole genome shotgun sequence DNA encoding:
- the LOC126572823 gene encoding phosphatidylserine decarboxylase proenzyme, mitochondrial isoform X3, producing the protein MAVYLMPRNRLFSKAVNLKPNPKQWTTRWTIVSRTIYGTNRQQQQQQHHQNHSSTNQTHQEHHHHHHQHQHQQQTGGSSAGGWLTWRGVFLRWTPISICMVVAAKWHLHNRDLDKKGLPRTAAKWQRKMYCSLPLRFMSRCWGWVADRKVPTPARPVVYGLYSHTFGVKMEEAAAADFKEYRSIGEFFTRPLKEDARPIDPTTCFVSPCDGRILHFGAANSSQVEQVKGVSYSLEAFLGPPTWSKKNTPDVVDKVKKSASPDSVLYQCVIYLAPGDYHRFHSPAHWKPELRRHFAGELLSVSPKIAGWMPGLFCLNERAVYIGKWKHGFFSYTAVGATNVGSVEIFMDEKLKTNRFTGLAFGSHKQKKKDLAPYDELELPQDKYLSKGELVGQFRMGSTIVLIFEAPKQFKFNLFPGQRVRVGERLGTFEGMEEKEEDPEEVKRIIESVEESEMTAL
- the LOC126572823 gene encoding phosphatidylserine decarboxylase proenzyme, mitochondrial isoform X1 yields the protein MAVYLMPRNRLFSKAVNLKPNPKQWTTRWTIVSRTIYGTNRQQQQQQHHQNHSSTNQTHQEHHHHHHQHQHQQQTGGSSGKSRSKKKWSWKAGAGWTILSVLDWWLLAAGGWLTWRGVFLRWTPISICMVVAAKWHLHNRDLDKKGLPRTAAKWQRKMYCSLPLRFMSRCWGWVADRKVPTPARPVVYGLYSHTFGVKMEEAAAADFKEYRSIGEFFTRPLKEDARPIDPTTCFVSPCDGRILHFGAANSSQVEQVKGVSYSLEAFLGPPTWSKKNTPDVVDKVKKSASPDSVLYQCVIYLAPGDYHRFHSPAHWKPELRRHFAGELLSVSPKIAGWMPGLFCLNERAVYIGKWKHGFFSYTAVGATNVGSVEIFMDEKLKTNRFTGLAFGSHKQKKKDLAPYDELELPQDKYLSKGELVGQFRMGSTIVLIFEAPKQFKFNLFPGQRVRVGERLGTFEGMEEKEEDPEEVKRIIESVEESEMTAL
- the LOC126572823 gene encoding phosphatidylserine decarboxylase proenzyme, mitochondrial isoform X2, which codes for MAVYLMPRNRLFSKAVNLKPNPKQWTTRWTIVSRTIYGTNRQQQQQQHHQNHSSTNQTHQEHHHHHHQHQHQQQTGGSSAAGGWLTWRGVFLRWTPISICMVVAAKWHLHNRDLDKKGLPRTAAKWQRKMYCSLPLRFMSRCWGWVADRKVPTPARPVVYGLYSHTFGVKMEEAAAADFKEYRSIGEFFTRPLKEDARPIDPTTCFVSPCDGRILHFGAANSSQVEQVKGVSYSLEAFLGPPTWSKKNTPDVVDKVKKSASPDSVLYQCVIYLAPGDYHRFHSPAHWKPELRRHFAGELLSVSPKIAGWMPGLFCLNERAVYIGKWKHGFFSYTAVGATNVGSVEIFMDEKLKTNRFTGLAFGSHKQKKKDLAPYDELELPQDKYLSKGELVGQFRMGSTIVLIFEAPKQFKFNLFPGQRVRVGERLGTFEGMEEKEEDPEEVKRIIESVEESEMTAL